In a single window of the Elaeis guineensis isolate ETL-2024a chromosome 6, EG11, whole genome shotgun sequence genome:
- the LOC105046817 gene encoding uncharacterized protein — MNRRLRSPNAKASPSKIEERLHRYLRPGALARLRDSRISARSPRSTLKILIPRLSAPSSPQAPPAAAAQMDGSPCFVIRSYGPRFPQRKKLVAAKSIFFVPSSPSGPEISDAAVDLFNSDLVVAH; from the coding sequence ATGAACCGAAGGCTTCGGAGCCCCAACGCCAAGGCCTCACCGTCCAAGATCGAGGAGCGGCTCCACCGCTACCTGAGGCCGGGGGCACTAGCCCGGCTCCGGGACTCCAGGATCAGCGCCCGATCTCCCCGATCTACCCTCAAGATCCTGATCCCCCGCCTCTCGGCCCCCTCCTCGCCCCAGGCCCCGCCAGCGGCCGCCGCCCAGATGGACGGCTCCCCATGCTTCGTCATCAGGAGCTATGGCCCTCGGTTCCCGCAGCGGAAGAAGCTGGTTGCCGCCAAGTCCATCTTTTTCGTGCCATCGAGCCCGTCGGGACCGGAGATATCGGATGCTGCCGTGGACTTGTTTAACTCCGATCTCGTTGTAGCTCACTAA